The proteins below come from a single Eucalyptus grandis isolate ANBG69807.140 chromosome 3, ASM1654582v1, whole genome shotgun sequence genomic window:
- the LOC104439830 gene encoding TMV resistance protein N-like isoform X2, translated as MMDKKRNFGWGQLTKPKRRRGSESTSRTNDASGEENEALRRDSASTSRTDDVSGEENEAFNTSGTEYDVFLSFRGPDTRNNFTDCLYRRLRLAGFHVFLDNEELRVGKEIGGELLKALNKSRIYIPIFSHNYAASSWCLREVAHLEKCTSKSNGKKEILPIFYDVDPDDVKLKTELYKNAIAKHEEKFGPDELKRWEAALVKVARLKGWDLKRKGQGELIELVVEEVFCKLNARYVSVPKYLIEDHPQIKAIAEKLEVDSNGVRFLSIHGGGGIGKTVLARIVFNRLSHHFDGVSFLNDVRESSKCGLIDLQKKLLSSFVGSVIAHQIKDIEDGMRWIKKVCNTKKCLIVLDDLDKKEQLEKLAGESDWFDFGSRIIITTRDKSIMMTQVESSNEQGQNQINRVLSYEVREMKYGQALKLFCKHAFRRDSPIEGYDHLAEKIVRRVGMLPLAVEVIGSSLYCEGLVQEEHLDKIELWKDTLKQLDEGPYKDVRDALMISYDRLEPKHKEVFLDIACFFTNEDQTYPIIMWRDRNYHPYHAISILLLRSLIKTRDGKKFWMHDQVRDLGRYIVLEEYPCKENPHKFSRVWIQEDALKLLEEKREIQT; from the exons ATGatggacaaaaaaagaaactttggtTGGGGACAACTCACGAAACCGAAGAGAAGGAGGGGCTCGGAGTCAACCTCGAGAACAAATGATGCGTCTGGAGAAGAGAACGAGGCGCTAAGGAGGGACTCGGCGTCAACCTCAAGAACGGACGATGTATCGGGAGAAGAGAACGAGGCGTTCAACACATCGGGAACAGAGTACgacgtgttcttgagtttcCGGGGACCAGACACACGCAACAATTTCACCGATTGCCTTTACCGTAGATTGAGACTCGCTGGATTCCATGTCTTTCTAGACAACGAAGAACTCCGAGTCGGCAAAGAAATCGGTGGAGAGCTTTTGAAAGCACTTAACAAGTCTCGaatctacatacccatcttctctcaCAATTATGCTGCCAGCTCGTGGTGTCTCCGTGAGGTTGCGCATTTGGAAAAATGCACCTCAAAATCAAATGGGAAGAAAGAGATACTTCCCATCTTTTATGATGTGGACCCTGATGATGTTAAACTCAAAACTGAATTGTACAAAAATGCCATAGCCAAGCACGAGGAGAAATTCGGCCCTGATGAATTGAAGCGGTGGGAGGCTGCTCTTGTAAAGGTTGCACGTCTCAAGGGATGGGATCTTAAACGGAAAGG CCAAGGGGAACTAATTGAGTTGGTTGTTGAAGAGGTATTCTGTAAGCTTAATGCCAGATACGTGTCTGTGCCTAAGTATTTGATTGAAGATCATCCCCAGATAAAAGCAATAGCAGAAAAGTTGGAAGTTGACTCTAATGGTGTACGTTTCCTTAGTATTCATGGAGGGGGTGGCATTGGTAAAACAGTACTTGCGAGGATTGTGTTCAACAGGTTATCTCACCACTTTGACGGCGTTAGTTTCCTTAATGACGTTCGAGAATCATCGAAGTGTGGTCTTATAGACTTGCAAAAAAAGTTACTATCAAGTTTTGTTGGTTCTGTGATTGCTCACCAAATTAAAGACATTGAGGATGGGATGCGTTGGATCAAGAAAGTATGCAATACTAAAAAATGCctcattgttcttgatgatcTAGACAAGAAAGAGCAACTTGAAAAGCTAGCTGGAGAATCAGATTGGTTTGATTTTGGTAGCAGGATCATTATCACAACTAGGGACAAAAGTATCATGATGACTCAAGTGGAATCATCTAATGAACAAggccaaaatcaaatcaacAGAGTTTTGTCTTATGAAGTTCGTGAGATGAAATATGGTCAAGCACTTAAGTTATTTTGTAAGCACGCATTTAGAAGAGACTCTCCCATCGAAGGATATGACCATCTTGCAGAGAAAATTGTCCGTAGAGTGGGGATGCTTCCTTTGGCTGTCGAGGTGATAGGTTCATCTCTTTATTGTGAGGGCTTGGTCCAGGAGGAACATCTTGATAAAATAGAGCTATGGAAAGACACGTTGAAGCAGTTAGATGAAGGTCCTTACAAGGATGTCCGAGATGCATTAATGATAAGTTATGATCGATTGGAGCCTAAGCACAAAGAAGTATTTTTagatattgcttgctttttcacCAATGAGGACCAAACATATCCAATTATCATGTGGCGTGACCGTAATTACCATCCTTACCATGCAATTAGTATTCTCCTCCTACGGTCCTTGATAAAAACTAGAGATGGTAAAaagttttggatgcatgaccaagttCGAGATTTGGGAAGGTACATTGTCCTCGAAGAATATCCTTGCAAAGAAAATCCTCACAAATTTAGTAGGGTATGGATTCAAGAGGATGCTTTAAAGCTATTGGAAGAAAAG AGAGAAATCCAGACGTAG